CAATTTAGCTATCTTTCCTAATCTTCAAGGGTTTGACAACAGTAAAAAATTGCTAACAGAAAGAGGGTTATTGAAGGTAATGCTACCATCAATTTGAGATCAAGTTTAACTCAGTTCATAGAGTTTAACACGATTAGTACTTAAAGTTGCTCATGATAATCAACACCCACAAATTCCGAGATGACTGgtgaagagaaatatttaaaaaaaataaaccactgcATACAAAAGCATTTGCATCAAAAGGCATACCTGAGGTTAGGATTGTCTATCAAAGCACCGGTCAAAACTGAAAGCCCCTGGTGATAAATGCCATTCATAGGCATTGATATTTCCTCTAATGTTTTCATTTCctgtgaagaaaggagaaaaaaattatcagagtTTTAATATGTACTTCAACTTATAATGATATTACTAATGTTGTCGTCCCACCTTAAATACCCTAGCCAAAAGCTTAGCACCATCATTTTCCAGTCTATTTCGCCCAGCTACGAATACTTTCAACGCCATGGGTTTCCCCAACTTCTTGCTACTTTCTATAGCATCCAGGAGAGCATTAGATAAGAGCTGAAATAAAATGACCATGTATGTAAATAAGGGAAGACTTAAAATAAATACTGTTTAATTTGCCGGTAAAcgttaaaattttgtgtaagtGTTAAGACACAGCTGTCATAAAAAGGTTTGCAAAGAAGAGGAGGAACAGACAGCAACAGAGGAAATGCAGTGAAGACCATTCAGGGAGAAATTAAAAGTATGAACGTAGAAAAACTAGCATTAATTCACACAGCAACTCACATAATAGATTAAGATATATACACGGAAAATTTGGTGACAACCCTGTGCACTGCCAAATAACTAAACTGCCTGTTCACTAGTAATATCATCATCACGTCAATCTCTGAAACCAACGACAACTCATACATCAAGGTGAGTAACACAATTACGAGCTATCTGATTTAATTAGCTACAGGAGACACCTCACCAAGacgtatttatattaaaattcaggTGGATAAAGAACCAATTCACTATTTAAATTAAAGAGGAAGGCAAACCTTTGCGCCCTGAATTCCCAAACCGTTGTTATTCAACTGAAGGACGTTGAGGGAATGGCACGATGGACTACGAATGAATTTCTCAAGCCCTGCCAATCCAACAGGCCCGAAGGCGTTGTCACTCAGGATCAATGTTGTCAATCTCGCACCGGCAGCGATGATTCCATCTCCAAGGTATTCCTAAGTAGCAATGCGAagaattaatttcagaaaaattaaccAATGAATATGTGACCACGAGGTATATCATCATTCTCAATGGGCCACAAACCAAAGCTTTGGGTATCTCCGTTTTCATTCTACCACTGAACATGTTATTCCATTCTGCAATCTTGAATTCAGGTTTCGAGGATAATGCATTGCCAATCACTCTCGCAGCTTCCACACCGACAGTGTTACCTTCCAAATTGAGCTTTTCCATGTTCTGACAAGAAGTAATGGCATTAGCCACTTCCTCAGCTGTGTGGAAAACATTTCATATGCCTTACATTAGGGTGGATAATCAAAACATGCTAAATAGAAGATTTAAAATACACCGGCTTAATACCATACAGAGTGAACCGCCAAAACATACCATCTTTCTCGGTGTTGAGCTTCAGTTCCTTCCCAGCAAAAGATACACTACTAATATTAACTCTTCCCAAAATTTTGGTGAGGTCATCCACATCATTGACGGACATTTTGGCAGAATACACACAAAATTACAAAAGTGTCCGGCACAATGTGCACAATATTTCAAACACCTACGATGGAAATTAGACGTTAATTTTCTCTTTCGATATATCGATACCCATCGAAATGAACGAGAAATTCccgcaaaattttaaattacacaaATATCTACTTTGATGCGTactaattgagtaattctttgaattattcaaaatttaattttaatgcgcTGCGGacatattatatttcaatatatctCGCTATCAAGACATAACAGAAATTTCAGGAGAAATTCAGCGACCCACCTACCGAAGGTAGTTCTACGATTCGACGCAACATCCATCGTTGCATGGCAGCACTTCTCATGAAAAGCGCCAGAAGTAAGGCGGGGACATAAAGAACTATTTGTACTGATGGCATTTGCCGCATGATAATCGGGCGGACTATTTGAATATTCGAAGTGGTAAAAGGGAAATCCTACTTGGCGGTACGTGCACCCACAACTGGATATTAATAGCAATAAACAGTTACAGAAATTTTTGACGCTGATTATCTAATATATGTGCACGAGTTAACAACTGAAATCACTTTTCATCTCTTCCGTGACTTGAGTGTCATGAAATTGCGAAACTTTTCATCATGAGAAAGTAATTCGTGTGCAGGTAAAAATGTCTCAACTTGAGATAATATTAAGATTCCTGGAGGTATGTTTGCAACATTATTCTTTCGCAATATTGGCATTAATTCACCGTAGAGGCTTATATTCATCAATTAGCAAGTGAATTGTGTTCATGATGTAAATATGACAGGATTCTTAAGAAATATACTGTCTCTGTTAACTGGATGATCCATTGCTTTTCTAGGCTCTATTATGATTTACTTCGGCAATTTAATAAGATGTTACAAATTATTTTGTGGTAAATATTCAGACAGCATTTATTCTGTAATATCGGAATGCATATAAACCAATAACTGTGGACcttttgattgattaaaaatttaagtttggtcctctgaaaatgaatgaatttccGAGTATCTGTAAATTGACTTAGATTTCCCCATAAAAGTCTTACGCAACCACTCAAATTATGGCTCCTTCACAAACGATAGAAAGCTTGGCTGACTTCGTGAAAGATTGTCTTTACCTTCCTCTACCAAGGGGTGACATTTTTAACTACCTCAGTATCCTGATGCCTTTTCCTGGCGTTCTGTAATCCTATATGTAGCTAAAACTCGTATCAGGAACTCCAAATTCTGAGGTATACCCGGGAGGGAGGACCTTGTATTGATGGCGCCAGTGGCGTAGTGAGAGGGAGGGAgagtttgggggataaagcccccccccccagagctaagaggatattatttataaaaatattataacgtatttacgtaattttaatgacaaattttgtaactaatattagcgAGACGGATGATTCACAAAGAAAACATCTAATTATTCACACAGCTCtaaaaacacaccattttgaaccatttatcgtaaaacatttttgggggagggccccccacacctcccgcttatcctggagggtattccctATCTCCCAGTATTAGATGTGCCTAAAACCTTAGAGTATATAGTCCTTTAATAACTCTatgcctaaaacctcccctagcctatatttctagctgcgcccctggatggcGCCACTGAAAATTACGAAAGGGTCTCGTGAAATTATATTTAGGAATCATAAgaataatttaaacataattaattacCAAAAATGTAACGAGAAAGGTCAGATGCTAGAAGCACAACAGTAAGCAAACAGTAGGCGTTACatattgatgatgatgactaaattaaaaaatacaattaaaatagcTGAATCGCACTCGCTGCAAGAAGTAATTTAAAGATATGCAATTAAAGATTTTTCAGGTGCCAACTGCTTTTGTGGCCGTCAATTTTTTTGAGGGGTCTGGGCGAGCCGATGAACTATGGTGATGGACACTACTGAATTGTAATAACTTTCTTTATTTATGTCTGTATTTGCCTTTCTTGATCCAAACCAATCCGTCTTCCCCATCTTTAAGTCCTTCAAAATGATATTTATGAGGACTGAAGTATCCCAAATGACATCATCTACCAGTTCAACACCATAATCCACAGTCGCTTTTGATAACATGAGAAACcaactttaaaggccgttttacatggggcacggaattgcgcaggttagaactgcactaattcctaaaatggcgtggaattgcgcgaatgcatgaacgaaattaggaaagaggctattttgccatctcacgtccacgcattctcgcatgtgtacgcaattttgactgcgccctcgtacacacgtcagatcgtgcaagtacgtgccccgtgtaaaacggccttaaaacctATTCACAGCCCCCCCCCCacataatgaaattgaaaaatggtgATATATGCGTGGTTTCCCATCGTGAATAGGTACAGCGAACTCACTGAGCGTTGCAATgagtcaggggcggtctggagtAATACGGAGCACTCGGCTGGTGTTCATTTGTGGGGCTCCCCTTATCGGGGTATTCGGGGTTCTcttccggaaaattttaggaaattgaatactaggaaatagatttttacacaatcctgctattctggctcttaaaaactagaggtaagttaataaaaaaacaacaattgcGGAAGAAAATATACTGTGAAGATTGGAAATTTCACAGCTTGtaacattcaataatttattatgattCGCTAAATACATATTATGCATTTGGCGAATTTGTTCCCTGAAACTtctctgaaatctaaaaaaaactctaattaacttttttgaataaccctttcaaaatgcatcaggttttttttcttctgacaCCTTAGAGTATATAGTCCTTTAATAACTCTatgcctaaaacctcccctagcctatatttctagctgcgcccctggatggcGCCACTGAAAATTACGAAAGGGTCTCGTGAAATTATATTTAGGAATCATAAgaataatttaaacataattaattacCAAAAATGTAACGAGAAAggttcatttattcatttattgtcTGATCTTTTACTCTgattatgttgtaaataaagcaagtaATTAAAGCTTTGAATATTATAATAACGAAAAATACtatggttcaagtaatctgagtcatttttattacacctttcacgCGCGTTTCACGACAGATGCCAGCGTTTTGGGGGCCCGTCGGCCCTCGGCGATcgctggccagaccgccccttcGATGAGTAATTATATTTCCCCCTTAAGAACGGCTCAAATCCAGACCCAATTATCAAGTTCACAAAAACCATAGGTATCCCGGCGTTAGTTCATTTTGATAATACATTTGTTTTAactatctttttatttaatagAGTAAGTTGAGTGCCGTGTTAGAGCTATGAAGAGCTCAGCTTCTTCACGAACGATATatgatatgtatttcaggacTCAAGAAAAATTTCACAAGATGACTGTgtcgtgtatttttttatttcagataaaGTTAGCAAGcagaaatatttgattatatgAAGTGAAAACATTTGGAAACCGTGTTTAACGGTTTTTACATCATACAGGACCATCTAAGAATTCTTAAAAGCCGTGGAAAGAAACACAAAGTCCATTAAACACGTCATTgacatagttaaaaaaaaacaacatggaCAAAGAAAGTTATcacttgatgatgatgaattcatACGACCACTTATTATTACTGGACTAAGTTCGAACTGGGAAGCTCAGAAAAATGTATTACCACGATTATGTCATTCAGTTCCAGGATGTGTAAATTCTATCACTTTAATATCAACGAGGCACTCAAACATTAATTTGTGGTCCCAGGgcataaataatacaaaaagaacTTATTGCACCTCACGGTGTTAATAAATGAACACACTTTTAACACCTAAAGCTAGCACACTATGAATCAACACATACATCAGGAAACATACAAAAGTTTTAAGAATACCATTCAACGAATAATTACAATCATATACATCACAAATTACAGTGATCTATTAAAATGACAAATAAATAGAATGTTTCGAAATGGTACTCGTGACGTCATGCACCAATATGTGTAGTAGAGTCAGAACTAATAACTTCTACCGAacattaatcatttaaaaacacatttattaatGAATTTCCTTAATTTAGGGAATTCGGGTAATTAAATGACTTTTTCACGCGAtgatgacttccaatgaattctATTATCATGCATTTGAGTCAAAATGCCACATTCTTTTAAAGTCATTTCTCATTGAGAAATGTCCTTTATTGACAATTATTTCTATCGTGTTGTTAGTTAGTACATATAACACTGTTGTCAGTTAAAATAACTACCAACCGATTTATTTCACGAATTCTTATTCCatttaagggaaataaaatacctCCGAATTGTGGTTTCAGATCAATTTATACGAAAAATATGATAATCAGCATAAAAGTTCAAAAATATGACGGCAAGGCACTATCCATGGGGAACTACGACGAGTTGAAGGAAAAGGCACTTGAATTGGTGAGATTTTCCCAGCGTAATTCACTAACCACACACCTCGCATAAATATGACACGACCACGAAGGCtaattttcaatgtttgcaaTGCACTAGAGAGAGTAACCTCTGAACAAGAAGTGACATATTAGACTATCATTTTGCAATTGATGGCTAACCCTAGGCTGCCCTAAGTTAGCATCACATGGTGGAAATATTTAACAGCAGTGATTGGAATACACGAAAAGATGTAAATGCTCACGGCTCCCAATGCAGGTGCAGAACCCACCATTCAAGTGCAAATGCAGAAGCTAACCAAGCCATAAAATGTTACAGAAACATGATCTATAGAACTGCTTTCATCCTTCCGTGTGGGCTGCAGTGATAAATAAATCACCAGGACGTTAAAGCACCACCTGATTAAAAACCTCTAGTGTTTTCCCAAGTTTCATTATTGGGTAAATTCAGAAAGGGTTTCCACTTCGATTAGTCTTTCCACCTCCGCCGAAATTTTCAAGCATTGCTTTTCCTAATAACCAAGAATGTAAGGATTTATCTCCGACTGCTATGTGAAAGTCTTTCACCGGAGATGGAGAGCTTCGTTAGAAATGGAGAATTAACCCGGATGATGAACCATGAACTTAGCACGCGAGCACGTGAAAAGGTACACGATCATCCAAAGGATTTAACAAAGTTGGGTCTCTCTAAGTGGACCTGTGCGTCGTCCCGCCGATATCCAAGTAATATTGACTCTCACCACGCACTTGTAGGAAATTTTACACCATATAGCACAAAACGTTCATTCAGTCCCTAGATACACACTCAATACCGAATATATTTTTACACTTCTTGTGTCCTCGAGTCCAAATGTTAATCACCAGCTCGTAATACAAATACCAACGTTTTGAACGCAGGAGCGTAGCACCTTGCATAAACACGTCCAGACTCCATCGCCAACTGATGCTACAACCGTTGTACGGATCTATCTCAAAGCGAGGCCAATGAAGAAGCCGCGGCTGCAGCAGCCACAGCTGAGTTGCAGCTCTGCAGATAAGAAACGTAGTAGTTGTAATTGTGGTCGTGGGGAGCACCATGGGCTGCCATCACACCTGGCGCCGAGTTCACGGCGGGCTGGCCGGCGACGCTGTGGTGGGCCGCGTTCACATTGACGGCACCCTGGAGCAGGATCTGCTGGTGGTGCTGGAGGGACTGATGTTGAGATTGGTGCTGCTGAGCTTGCTGATGGTGAGCCAACTGTTGCTGCTGTTGCTGACCGTTAAGGATGTCCGTGACCGAGTGCGAACTGGGCCAAGCGAAACTACGAGGCGACGATCCTCCAGTACTGCCAGCTCCGCCTCCGCTCACTGGTATACCGGGGGCGACGGAGCAGGGAGGCGCCGCGGACCCGGGTGAAGAAGACGAGGCCAACGCCGCCGCGGCTGCTGCGGCCGCCGCCATCTTGGCGCAGGCTCCCCTGTACACCGGGTAGAGTGCGTTGTACAGAGGCGTGTACGGATTGTGGTGGAAGCCGGGTGGGGATGGCCCAGCCGGAGCCGCGACGGTATGCGGCTGGAAGTGTGGGGGTGGAGGAGATGGATAGCCTGGCCCTGGAGGACTCGGGGTGCCCTCTCCGGGAGCTGAGAGGTGGTTCTGACCGGGGCCCTGGCGGTGGAAGAAGAACTTGGAGGCCTGCGAGGACTGGTGGAGGTGCGAGGAAGAAACCGTGGAGTGTGGTGGCGGGAAAGGTGGCGAGGAGGAAGCTGAGAGGTTAGAGGAACCAGGTGAGGACTTGGCTGAAGAAGGTGATGGTGGGTTGTTGGAGGGAGAAGGGAGCAGGGGATCTGGAGGGGAAGGGTACGAGGAGGAGGGCGAGGGCACGGTAGGGGACTCTTTGGAGGCTGCCATGGATACGCAATGGTGGTGTCCCAGGGTTCCATGAGGCTGCGGAGGGGATACCAGGGTAGTCACGCCGCAGAACTGGTTGTGATGCTTGGCTAGCGACAGCAGGGGCGGGTGGGGCGTGGACGGATCGTGGTGTagatggtggtggtgatggtggtacGGCGAAGTGGCAGCCGCGAGGGCCGCCGCTGTGGAGCAGACGGGAGAAGAAGGGGTCTGTGGAGACATGGCAGGGCCGGCTGTTGAGCTGGGCACACCGCCTGACCCGAGCTTGTTCCTCAGGATCCGCGAAATAGAGGAGACCGAGGGAACGTTGAACTTGTCGCAAACTCCGTCTGCCAGCAGGCGATCACGGATCT
This genomic interval from Ischnura elegans chromosome 5, ioIscEleg1.1, whole genome shotgun sequence contains the following:
- the LOC124158905 gene encoding paired box pox-meso protein, yielding METDHLHQTEHHLVSQLPHQQQHQQQQYGEVNQLGGVFVNGRPLPTGVRMRIVELAQLGVRPCDISRQLRVSHGCVSKILARFQETGSVLPGAIGGSKPRVTTPRVVARIRELKRRDPGIFAWEIRDRLLADGVCDKFNVPSVSSISRILRNKLGSGGVPSSTAGPAMSPQTPSSPVCSTAAALAAATSPYHHHHHHLHHDPSTPHPPLLSLAKHHNQFCGVTTLVSPPQPHGTLGHHHCVSMAASKESPTVPSPSSSYPSPPDPLLPSPSNNPPSPSSAKSSPGSSNLSASSSPPFPPPHSTVSSSHLHQSSQASKFFFHRQGPGQNHLSAPGEGTPSPPGPGYPSPPPPHFQPHTVAAPAGPSPPGFHHNPYTPLYNALYPVYRGACAKMAAAAAAAAALASSSSPGSAAPPCSVAPGIPVSGGGAGSTGGSSPRSFAWPSSHSVTDILNGQQQQQQLAHHQQAQQHQSQHQSLQHHQQILLQGAVNVNAAHHSVAGQPAVNSAPGVMAAHGAPHDHNYNYYVSYLQSCNSAVAAAAAASSLASL